One Rhipicephalus microplus isolate Deutch F79 chromosome 4, USDA_Rmic, whole genome shotgun sequence genomic window carries:
- the Trissin gene encoding trissin produces MFSLYKRVRVACSAPDISEAVHLANMAKKLGQVLVSAYCGMLLLLCALVPRGEASRACNACGPECVTACGTAMFRACCFNYNRKRSGPTTSSSASEIRDMAPSGGGSANLDTTDSATFESRSEAGDGMAGNGIRQDAWALFWMLPARQRQPGLF; encoded by the exons ATGTTCTCACTATATAAGCGAGTACGTGTGGCTTGTTCGGCACCAGACATCAGTGAAGCTGTCCACCTGGCTAACATGGCCAAGAAGCTGGGCCAAGTCTTGGTGTCAG CGTACTGCGGTATGCTGCTGCTCCTGTGCGCACTGGTGCCCCGAGGGGAAGCATCTCGCGCCTGCAACGCCTGCGGACCAGAGTGCGTTACCGCGTGCGGGACAGCTATGTTCCGGGCATGCTGCTTCAATTACAACCGCAAACGGAGCGGCCCCACCACAAGCAGCTCCGCATCAGAAATCCGGGACATGGCGCCCTCCGGTGGAGGGTCGGCAAACCTAGATACCACAGACAGCGCCACCTTTGAGAGTCGTAGCGAAGCGGGAGACGGCATGGCCGGCAACGGAATTAGACAAGATGCTTGGGCGCTATTTTGGATGCTGCCCGCGCGGCAGCGGCAACCTGGGCTATTCTAA